One genomic segment of Intestinimonas butyriciproducens includes these proteins:
- a CDS encoding stage II sporulation protein R: MTGTLRENNRLRRWEAALLAGVAVAMLWGVWLDREQAALADKVIRLHVLANSDSEADQALKLRVRDRILAEAADLFAPGETVAQARETLTLALPALAEAGAEVVREEGYEYAVSASLEENVWFPTKQYTDFALPQGSYTALRVVIGEGGGRNWWCVVFPPLCLGSVTETTEETAALGDLSESDVALMTGEDEGYVVKFKAIELWEDFKGWAEGR; this comes from the coding sequence ATGACGGGAACATTGCGGGAGAACAACCGGCTGCGCCGCTGGGAGGCGGCGCTCTTGGCGGGGGTGGCGGTGGCCATGCTCTGGGGGGTGTGGCTGGACCGGGAGCAGGCCGCCCTGGCGGACAAGGTCATCCGCCTCCATGTCCTTGCAAACTCCGATTCAGAGGCCGACCAGGCCCTGAAGCTGCGGGTGCGGGACCGCATCCTGGCGGAGGCCGCCGACCTCTTCGCGCCGGGGGAGACGGTGGCGCAGGCCCGGGAGACCCTCACCCTCGCCCTGCCCGCCCTGGCGGAGGCCGGGGCGGAGGTGGTGCGGGAGGAGGGGTACGAGTACGCCGTCTCCGCCTCCCTGGAGGAAAACGTCTGGTTCCCCACCAAGCAGTACACCGATTTCGCCCTCCCCCAGGGGAGTTATACCGCCCTGCGGGTGGTCATCGGCGAGGGCGGGGGACGGAACTGGTGGTGCGTGGTCTTTCCACCGCTGTGCCTGGGCTCCGTCACCGAGACCACCGAGGAGACCGCCGCCCTGGGGGACCTGAGCGAGAGCGACGTGGCCCTGATGACCGGAGAGGACGAGGGCTATGTGGTCAAATTCAAGGCCATCGAGCTGTGGGAGGACTTCAAGGGCTGGGCGGAGGGCCGCTAG
- a CDS encoding helix-turn-helix domain-containing protein has translation MYPRLRDLRNDAELSQTEFAKMLGMSQTGYSKYETGENDIPTQVLIAIAQYYHTSVDYLLGLTDEPKPYGKTKKSSGSQY, from the coding sequence ATGTATCCGAGATTGCGGGATTTGCGTAATGACGCTGAGTTGTCTCAAACGGAATTTGCAAAGATGCTGGGAATGTCCCAGACTGGATATTCCAAGTACGAGACGGGAGAAAATGACATTCCGACTCAAGTCCTCATTGCAATCGCACAATATTATCACACAAGTGTGGATTACCTATTGGGGCTCACCGATGAGCCCAAGCCCTATGGGAAGACGAAAAAAAGCAGCGGATCGCAATACTGA
- a CDS encoding helix-turn-helix domain-containing protein translates to MSVMKVVYPRIRNLREDRDWTQQKVADLLFINRRTYSTYETGTHNMTPEVLVKLSAIYEVSVDYLLGLTDNTEPYPRGKK, encoded by the coding sequence ATGTCGGTGATGAAAGTGGTATATCCAAGAATCAGAAATCTGCGTGAGGACAGAGACTGGACGCAGCAGAAGGTGGCGGACCTCCTGTTTATCAATCGCAGAACCTACTCTACTTACGAGACGGGGACGCACAATATGACACCGGAAGTCCTCGTTAAGCTCTCGGCCATTTATGAGGTAAGCGTGGACTACCTGTTGGGACTCACCGACAACACAGAACCCTATCCACGTGGAAAGAAGTGA